One part of the Brevundimonas subvibrioides ATCC 15264 genome encodes these proteins:
- a CDS encoding segregation and condensation protein A, with protein sequence MSQTFQPNLDFTAVAEVDDRDAFVVDLDGYEGPLHVLLALARNQKVDLLKLSITRLAEQYLAFVHEARRRNFSLAADYLVMASWLAYLKSRLLLPRTDKGKGDEPPAEEMAATLAFRLQKLEAMRKASDALQARPQLKRDVFMRGDPQATVIVPSDRIDASLYELMAAYVGQRRREQARHYNPGQRVEAYPLEEARDWLRDILPRLSDWTPLERVAPVRDGEGPSQASLTASTLSAGLELVKEGAMDVRQEKAFDEVWLKRRGLGQPLELTP encoded by the coding sequence ATGAGCCAGACCTTCCAGCCCAACCTGGATTTCACGGCGGTGGCCGAGGTCGACGACCGCGACGCCTTCGTGGTCGATCTGGACGGCTACGAAGGCCCGCTGCACGTCCTCTTGGCCCTGGCGCGGAACCAGAAGGTCGACCTGCTGAAGCTGTCGATCACCCGGCTGGCCGAGCAGTATCTGGCCTTCGTGCACGAGGCGCGGCGGCGCAATTTCTCGCTGGCGGCCGACTATCTCGTGATGGCGTCGTGGCTGGCCTATCTGAAGTCCCGACTGCTTCTGCCGCGCACCGACAAGGGCAAGGGCGACGAACCGCCGGCCGAGGAGATGGCGGCCACCCTGGCCTTCCGGCTGCAGAAGCTGGAGGCGATGCGCAAGGCCTCGGACGCCCTGCAGGCCCGGCCCCAGCTGAAGCGCGACGTCTTCATGCGGGGCGACCCGCAGGCGACGGTGATCGTCCCGTCCGACCGGATCGACGCCAGCCTGTACGAACTGATGGCCGCCTATGTCGGCCAGCGCCGCCGCGAACAGGCCCGCCACTACAATCCCGGCCAGCGGGTCGAGGCCTATCCGCTGGAGGAGGCCCGCGACTGGCTGCGCGACATCCTGCCCCGGCTGTCCGACTGGACCCCGCTGGAGCGGGTGGCACCCGTCCGCGACGGGGAGGGGCCCTCGCAGGCCTCCCTGACCGCCTCCACCCTCTCCGCCGGCCTCGAACTGGTGAAGGAGGGGGCCATGGATGTCCGCCAGGAGAAGGCGTTCGATGAAGTCTGGCTGAAGCGGCGTGGTCTGGGACAGCCACTGGAGCTGACGCCGTGA
- a CDS encoding DUF2312 domain-containing protein gives MADDASFDASPDVLNSAAQGRLRTIIERIERLEEDKAAVMEDMKEVFAEAKGEGYDVKILRKVIRIRKQDKAKRQEEDAILDLYLSALGEI, from the coding sequence ATGGCCGACGACGCTTCCTTCGACGCTTCGCCCGACGTTCTGAACTCGGCGGCCCAGGGCCGGTTGAGGACCATCATCGAGCGGATCGAGCGTCTGGAAGAAGACAAGGCCGCCGTCATGGAAGACATGAAGGAGGTCTTCGCCGAGGCCAAGGGCGAGGGCTACGACGTCAAGATCCTGAGGAAGGTCATCCGCATCCGCAAGCAGGACAAGGCCAAGCGCCAGGAAGAGGACGCGATCCTGGACTTGTATCTGTCGGCGCTCGGCGAGATCTGA
- the ykgO gene encoding type B 50S ribosomal protein L36, producing MKVRSSLKSLKTRHRDCKVVRRKGVVFVINKTDPRFKAKQG from the coding sequence ATGAAGGTCCGCAGCTCGCTCAAGTCGCTCAAGACCCGTCACCGCGACTGCAAGGTCGTGCGCCGCAAGGGCGTCGTCTTCGTGATCAACAAGACCGACCCGCGCTTCAAGGCGAAGCAGGGCTGA
- a CDS encoding TetR/AcrR family transcriptional regulator — translation MTQPRKKTGRPLSFDRDAALHAAMLTFWRHGYESTSVADLTAAMGITPPSLYAAFGDKKRLFRETVALYLSGEPPEATIAAAPSARAAAERLLTASAEGVTGDNTPTGCLLATSALSCSTAAADVQAEIAAIRHGIEGALRARIQKDIDRGALPADTDADALAGHMMAMTQGLSTLARDGASREKLLRVAAQAMQVWPPQG, via the coding sequence ATGACGCAGCCTCGAAAGAAGACCGGACGGCCGCTGTCGTTCGACCGCGACGCCGCCCTGCATGCGGCCATGCTGACCTTCTGGCGGCATGGCTATGAGTCGACCTCGGTCGCGGACCTGACCGCCGCCATGGGCATCACGCCCCCCAGCCTCTATGCGGCGTTCGGCGACAAGAAGCGGCTGTTCCGGGAAACCGTGGCGCTCTACCTGTCCGGCGAACCGCCCGAGGCCACGATCGCGGCGGCCCCGTCCGCCCGCGCGGCCGCCGAGCGTCTGCTGACCGCCTCGGCCGAGGGCGTGACGGGCGACAACACCCCCACGGGCTGCCTGCTGGCCACCTCGGCGCTCAGCTGCTCGACCGCCGCCGCCGACGTCCAGGCCGAGATCGCCGCGATCCGCCACGGCATCGAGGGGGCCCTGCGCGCGCGGATCCAGAAAGACATCGACCGCGGAGCCCTGCCGGCCGACACCGACGCCGACGCCCTGGCCGGCCACATGATGGCGATGACCCAGGGCCTGTCGACCCTGGCCCGCGACGGGGCCTCCCGCGAAAAGCTGCTGCGCGTGGCGGCACAGGCGATGCAGGTGTGGCCCCCGCAGGGATAG
- a CDS encoding TonB-dependent receptor: protein MTIAAALLYALASGALQTAPVQTAPQTPPVPTAEDEQDQQPSGAPATTDDEDADVVEDVLVTGARARGSVRGDIEPDITLTSEQLAAYGATNVAELLAAVEPLTRSGRGRGDGGPVVLLNGRRTSGFQEIRGIPFEAIERFEILPEEVALTYGFAADQRVVNIILKADFRQGSLQGRVSGPSQGGRTTTGAQISAFQVNVRDRWNFELEQTHNTALFEDERDINRSPGSQPFDLIGNVAGIPYGSQIDPALTTLAGTPVTVAANPGVSNPTLAQFAAGANAPRTGDLGAYRTLLPRGDTTRLTASWARDLNETIKGTVSLSLNDTASFSYLGLPGVTLQAPAGRNGSPFSRDVAVYRYIADPGAVTRDSETLSGNLGLLLDGYLGDYRWSVSGAYDRVETDTTTGRGLDATAAQAAVTAGTLNPFGALSPSSFTRLVDTANSVASGGNLEAVVSGDLFEAPAGGLNMTLKLGGDTRTLDSESTRAGLFSARSIGRDRAYGLANFTLPVSDPSREILGFLGDLSVNFNAGYDHASDFGGLMTLGAGFNWVPADPLSVIVSYTDEEGAPTIQQLNDPVITTPNAAVFDFRTGQTVLVNRIDGGNAGLDSDNRNVWKVGLNFKPWSARDFSVSTNYTSTTIENAISAFPTITADLEAALPSRFTRDSSGQLISIDARPLNYSETRREELRTGFNFSRAFGTPTPPAAGAPGAGGMPGLGGGRPGGAGGPPAGAGGGQGRPGGGTMMFGGGGRGGFGGGQPGQGRFNLSVYHTYRFTDRIVIADGLPVLDLLDGAATGSRGGTPRNEVQVQGGVFKSGLGAFVNANWLEGTEVDGGLGGSDLTFGSQTTVNLNVFADLSSRPTWVAKYPWLKGSRINLGIQNLFDSRQDVRSSTGDVGFNYQPDFLDPQGRVVTLTFRKILF, encoded by the coding sequence ATGACCATCGCCGCAGCCCTGCTCTACGCCCTCGCCTCGGGCGCCCTTCAGACTGCGCCCGTGCAGACCGCCCCCCAGACGCCCCCCGTTCCCACGGCCGAGGACGAGCAGGATCAACAGCCGTCCGGCGCGCCCGCGACGACGGATGACGAAGACGCGGACGTCGTCGAGGACGTCCTGGTCACGGGCGCCAGGGCGCGCGGCAGCGTCCGCGGCGACATCGAACCCGACATCACCCTGACCTCCGAGCAGCTGGCGGCCTATGGCGCCACCAACGTCGCCGAACTGCTGGCGGCGGTCGAACCCCTGACCCGCAGCGGTCGCGGGCGCGGCGACGGCGGACCGGTGGTGCTGCTGAACGGACGTCGCACCTCCGGCTTCCAGGAAATCCGCGGCATTCCGTTCGAGGCGATCGAGCGGTTCGAGATCCTGCCGGAAGAGGTCGCCCTGACCTATGGCTTCGCGGCCGACCAGCGGGTGGTCAACATCATCCTGAAGGCCGATTTCCGCCAGGGCTCGCTGCAGGGACGCGTCAGCGGACCGTCGCAGGGGGGTCGCACGACCACGGGCGCCCAGATCAGCGCCTTCCAGGTCAACGTCCGCGACCGCTGGAACTTCGAGCTGGAGCAGACCCACAATACCGCCCTGTTCGAGGACGAGCGCGACATCAACCGCTCGCCGGGCTCCCAGCCGTTCGACCTGATCGGCAATGTCGCGGGCATTCCCTACGGCAGCCAGATCGATCCGGCCCTGACGACTCTGGCAGGCACGCCCGTCACGGTCGCCGCCAACCCCGGTGTTTCCAACCCGACCCTGGCCCAGTTCGCGGCCGGCGCGAACGCCCCGCGCACGGGTGACCTGGGGGCCTATCGCACCCTGCTGCCGCGCGGCGACACCACCCGGCTGACGGCCTCGTGGGCCCGCGACCTGAACGAGACGATCAAGGGCACGGTCAGCCTGAGCCTCAACGACACCGCCAGCTTCAGCTACCTGGGCTTGCCGGGCGTGACGCTGCAGGCCCCGGCCGGCCGGAACGGTTCGCCCTTCTCGCGCGACGTGGCCGTCTATCGCTACATCGCCGATCCCGGTGCCGTGACGCGCGACAGCGAGACCCTGAGCGGCAATCTGGGCCTGCTGCTGGACGGCTATCTGGGCGACTATCGCTGGTCGGTGTCCGGGGCTTACGACCGGGTCGAGACGGACACGACGACGGGCCGCGGGCTCGACGCCACGGCGGCGCAGGCGGCCGTGACCGCCGGGACGCTGAACCCCTTCGGGGCCCTGAGCCCGTCCAGTTTCACCCGTCTGGTCGACACCGCCAACTCGGTCGCCAGTGGCGGAAACCTCGAGGCCGTCGTGAGCGGCGACCTGTTCGAGGCCCCCGCCGGCGGTCTGAACATGACGCTGAAGCTGGGGGGCGACACCCGCACGCTGGATTCGGAAAGCACCCGGGCCGGCCTCTTCAGCGCCCGCTCGATCGGGCGCGACCGCGCCTATGGTCTGGCCAACTTCACCCTGCCCGTTTCGGACCCCAGCCGCGAGATCCTGGGCTTCCTCGGTGACCTGTCGGTCAACTTCAACGCCGGCTACGACCACGCGTCGGACTTCGGTGGCCTGATGACCCTGGGGGCCGGATTCAACTGGGTTCCCGCCGATCCGCTCAGCGTCATCGTCAGCTATACGGACGAAGAGGGCGCGCCGACGATCCAGCAGCTGAACGACCCGGTCATCACTACGCCCAACGCTGCCGTGTTCGATTTCCGCACCGGCCAGACGGTTCTGGTCAACCGCATCGACGGCGGCAACGCCGGCCTGGACTCCGATAACCGGAACGTCTGGAAGGTCGGCCTGAACTTCAAGCCGTGGTCGGCCCGGGACTTCAGCGTCAGCACCAACTACACCAGCACCACCATCGAGAACGCGATCAGCGCCTTCCCGACCATCACGGCCGATCTGGAGGCCGCCCTGCCGTCGCGGTTCACCCGCGATTCCTCGGGTCAGCTGATCTCGATCGACGCCCGCCCGCTGAACTATTCGGAGACGCGCCGCGAGGAGCTGCGGACCGGATTCAACTTCTCGCGTGCCTTCGGAACGCCGACGCCTCCGGCCGCCGGCGCGCCCGGCGCGGGCGGCATGCCCGGTCTGGGCGGCGGCCGTCCGGGTGGCGCGGGCGGCCCGCCTGCGGGTGCCGGGGGCGGCCAGGGACGTCCGGGCGGCGGCACCATGATGTTCGGCGGTGGTGGACGCGGCGGCTTCGGCGGCGGACAGCCGGGCCAGGGGCGCTTCAACCTGTCGGTCTATCACACCTACCGTTTCACCGACCGGATCGTGATCGCCGACGGCCTGCCGGTCCTCGACCTGCTGGACGGCGCCGCGACCGGATCGCGTGGCGGCACGCCCCGCAACGAAGTCCAGGTCCAGGGCGGCGTGTTCAAGAGCGGCCTGGGCGCCTTCGTCAACGCCAACTGGCTTGAGGGGACCGAGGTCGACGGCGGCCTCGGCGGATCGGACCTGACCTTCGGGTCGCAGACGACCGTGAACCTGAACGTCTTCGCCGACCTGTCGTCTCGCCCGACCTGGGTTGCCAAATACCCCTGGCTGAAGGGGTCGCGCATCAACCTGGGGATCCAGAACCTGTTCGACAGCCGTCAGGACGTCCGCTCGTCCACCGGCGACGTCGGCTTCAACTACCAGCCTGACTTCCTCGACCCCCAGGGCCGGGTCGTCACCCTGACCTTCCGCAAGATCCTGTTCTAG
- the nagZ gene encoding beta-N-acetylhexosaminidase, translating to MTTAAIYGCSGLVLTEEERAFFADARPWGFILFRRNVDSPEQVLRLTDALRHSVGWDAPVLVDQEGGRVQRLGPPHWPKYPPGDAYLKATNDPLTARELARLGGRLMAHDLKSVGINIDCAPVLDVPTAGAHDIIGDRAYAQDPATVTQLGRAVAEGLLAGGVLPVIKHMPGHGRAFADSHKELPTVHAGLEALDAWDFAPFKAMSDMPIGMTAHIVFTAIDRKRPATQSRKAIRMIRDHLGFGGLLLSDDLVMNALSGTLTERAEKSLKAGCDLVIHWNGEMDQMRQVAEGVGRLKGGAARRAQAALARIVHTPEPLDVFEARGRFDAMLAGRLEASKGPDVGEAQA from the coding sequence TTGACCACCGCCGCCATCTACGGCTGCTCGGGGCTGGTGCTGACGGAAGAGGAACGCGCCTTCTTCGCCGACGCCCGGCCGTGGGGCTTCATCCTGTTCCGGCGCAATGTCGACAGCCCGGAACAGGTCCTGCGCCTGACCGACGCGCTTCGCCACAGCGTCGGCTGGGACGCGCCGGTTCTGGTCGATCAGGAGGGCGGACGGGTCCAGCGCCTGGGCCCGCCGCACTGGCCGAAATACCCGCCGGGCGACGCCTATCTGAAGGCCACGAACGATCCGCTGACGGCCCGCGAACTGGCCCGGCTGGGCGGACGGCTCATGGCCCATGACCTGAAGTCGGTCGGCATCAACATCGACTGCGCCCCTGTCCTGGACGTCCCGACGGCCGGCGCTCACGATATCATCGGCGACCGGGCCTATGCCCAGGATCCGGCGACGGTCACGCAGCTGGGCCGGGCCGTGGCCGAGGGCCTGCTGGCCGGGGGCGTCCTGCCGGTCATCAAGCACATGCCCGGCCACGGCCGAGCCTTCGCCGACAGCCACAAGGAACTGCCGACCGTCCACGCCGGGCTGGAGGCGCTGGACGCCTGGGACTTCGCGCCGTTCAAGGCCATGTCGGACATGCCGATCGGCATGACGGCCCACATCGTCTTCACCGCCATCGACCGGAAGCGTCCCGCGACCCAGTCCCGGAAGGCCATCCGGATGATCCGGGACCACCTCGGTTTTGGCGGGCTGCTGCTGTCCGACGACCTGGTCATGAATGCCCTGTCCGGCACCCTGACCGAGCGGGCCGAGAAATCGCTGAAGGCCGGATGCGATCTGGTGATCCACTGGAACGGCGAGATGGACCAGATGCGTCAGGTCGCCGAGGGCGTCGGCCGGCTGAAGGGTGGGGCGGCGCGCCGCGCGCAAGCTGCCCTGGCCCGGATCGTCCATACGCCCGAGCCTCTGGACGTGTTCGAGGCCCGGGGCCGGTTCGACGCGATGCTGGCCGGTCGCCTGGAGGCCTCGAAAGGGCCGGACGTCGGCGAGGCGCAGGCGTGA
- a CDS encoding aldo/keto reductase, whose amino-acid sequence MPLSDYRTLGRSGLVVSPLALGTMTFGMARWGLGEEGSQAVFDAYVEAGGNFVDTADVYSSGRSEEMVGEFIAARGLRDQMVVATKAGFAAGAGAHSGGAGARHLHAALDGSLKRLKTDHVDLYWLHVWDGVTPAEELLETMSGLVRSGKVRYWGLSNTPAWYVAQLATLARAHGMPGPIALQYFYSLANRDVEDEHVPLAAEFGLGLQPWSPLAYGLLTGKYDRATVEAGAPRAGGLPREAATGTGQRPEDDKRLDGANPFGDSLFTERNWRIVDELRRVADEAGESPARIALAWVIGRPGVASTLMGVSKAAQVADNVAALDVVLSPEHRAALDAVSAPEPRLIYGLQSREMRRQVVFGGASVRGWGES is encoded by the coding sequence ATGCCGCTCTCCGATTATCGCACCCTGGGTCGTTCGGGCCTGGTCGTCAGCCCTCTGGCGCTGGGCACCATGACCTTCGGCATGGCGCGGTGGGGCCTGGGCGAGGAGGGGTCGCAGGCGGTGTTCGACGCCTATGTCGAGGCGGGCGGCAACTTCGTCGACACCGCCGACGTCTATTCCAGCGGCCGAAGCGAGGAGATGGTGGGCGAATTCATCGCCGCGCGCGGCCTGCGCGACCAGATGGTGGTGGCGACCAAGGCCGGGTTCGCGGCCGGGGCGGGGGCGCACAGCGGCGGTGCCGGTGCGCGGCATCTGCACGCGGCGCTGGACGGGTCCCTGAAGCGATTGAAGACCGACCATGTCGACCTGTACTGGCTGCACGTCTGGGACGGGGTGACCCCGGCCGAGGAACTGCTGGAGACGATGTCCGGCCTCGTTCGCTCGGGCAAGGTTCGCTACTGGGGCCTGTCCAACACGCCGGCCTGGTACGTGGCCCAGCTGGCCACCCTGGCCCGGGCCCACGGGATGCCGGGGCCGATCGCGCTGCAGTATTTCTATTCCCTCGCCAACCGGGACGTGGAGGACGAGCACGTCCCGCTGGCGGCCGAGTTCGGTCTGGGTCTGCAGCCCTGGAGTCCCCTGGCCTATGGCCTGCTGACCGGGAAGTACGACCGGGCGACGGTCGAGGCCGGGGCCCCGCGCGCCGGTGGCCTGCCGCGCGAGGCGGCGACGGGCACCGGGCAGCGGCCCGAGGACGACAAGCGGCTGGACGGCGCCAATCCCTTCGGCGACAGCCTGTTCACGGAGCGGAACTGGCGCATCGTCGATGAACTGCGCCGCGTGGCGGACGAGGCCGGCGAGAGCCCGGCACGGATCGCCCTGGCCTGGGTGATCGGCCGTCCCGGCGTCGCCTCGACCCTGATGGGCGTCAGCAAGGCGGCCCAGGTGGCGGACAATGTCGCGGCGCTGGACGTGGTCCTGTCGCCGGAGCACCGGGCGGCGCTGGACGCCGTCAGCGCGCCGGAACCCCGGCTGATCTATGGGCTGCAGTCGCGCGAGATGCGCCGCCAGGTCGTGTTCGGCGGGGCATCGGTGCGGGGCTGGGGCGAGAGCTAG
- a CDS encoding serine hydrolase domain-containing protein — protein MSEPQPDVAGDGSPPPLPETVAETLGALVSGSGSVGGVVVAARHGEPAGVFAWGDARRSPRRPVTPETLFHIGSNGKFVTGLAVLQLLQAGRIALNDRLGAHVTGLPPVLARTSIANLLHQTSGLPDYLDQVEDWSEPVSRRMVFDAVSEGRDFEPGESWAYSNTNYLVLGWLIEAVSGMTYADYLRERVFAPAGLPFARPDATATDIAARAQGFTLSGDKLSKADQMEDEMSRAADGGVLFSALDWAPWCKAVAASTLMSPETAALAWQPGSLRTGRAAPYGAGVFLERCRGQSLYHHTGAVPGFVSQTMAFGGSGIQVLAVCNTDEDGEPPLEDLALAIAEGLAPGSTYLTQPVMAEDARTARLRRAFRRADADLPDSLLASEIIAAGGETAPSWGVRPEHVFAPVEQWSVTGGEMVRYRWIGDDEEQGHIVVGWTENDEVFWIY, from the coding sequence GTGTCGGAACCGCAGCCGGACGTCGCGGGCGATGGATCCCCGCCGCCCTTGCCTGAAACCGTGGCCGAGACCCTCGGCGCGCTCGTGAGCGGCTCCGGCAGCGTGGGCGGGGTGGTGGTGGCCGCCCGCCACGGCGAGCCCGCCGGGGTCTTTGCCTGGGGCGACGCCCGACGCTCCCCGCGCCGACCGGTAACGCCGGAAACGCTGTTCCACATCGGCTCGAACGGCAAATTCGTCACGGGCCTGGCGGTGCTTCAACTTCTGCAGGCGGGCCGGATCGCCCTGAACGATCGACTTGGCGCCCATGTGACCGGTCTGCCCCCTGTGCTGGCCCGGACGTCGATCGCAAACCTGCTGCACCAGACCTCGGGCTTGCCGGACTATCTGGATCAGGTCGAGGACTGGTCCGAACCGGTCAGCCGACGGATGGTCTTCGATGCGGTGTCAGAGGGCCGCGACTTCGAGCCCGGCGAGTCCTGGGCCTATTCCAACACGAACTATCTCGTCCTCGGCTGGCTGATCGAGGCAGTCAGCGGAATGACCTATGCCGACTATCTGCGCGAGCGAGTCTTCGCCCCCGCCGGCCTTCCCTTCGCGCGCCCGGACGCGACCGCGACTGACATCGCCGCCCGCGCGCAGGGCTTCACCTTGAGCGGCGACAAGCTGTCCAAGGCTGACCAGATGGAGGACGAGATGAGCCGCGCCGCCGACGGCGGTGTCCTGTTCAGCGCTCTGGACTGGGCGCCCTGGTGCAAGGCCGTCGCCGCCTCGACCCTGATGTCACCGGAGACCGCAGCCCTGGCCTGGCAGCCGGGGAGCCTCCGCACCGGCCGCGCTGCGCCTTACGGAGCCGGGGTCTTTCTGGAGCGGTGTCGCGGTCAGTCGCTCTATCACCATACCGGGGCCGTGCCCGGGTTCGTTTCCCAGACGATGGCGTTCGGCGGATCGGGCATCCAGGTCCTGGCTGTCTGCAATACCGACGAGGACGGTGAGCCGCCGCTGGAGGACCTGGCCCTCGCCATCGCCGAGGGGCTTGCCCCGGGCTCGACCTATCTGACCCAGCCCGTGATGGCCGAGGACGCCCGGACCGCACGCTTGCGCCGCGCCTTTCGCCGCGCCGACGCTGATCTGCCGGATAGCCTGCTGGCGTCCGAGATCATCGCCGCGGGCGGGGAGACGGCCCCGTCATGGGGCGTCCGACCCGAACACGTCTTCGCACCGGTCGAGCAGTGGTCAGTCACGGGAGGCGAGATGGTCCGGTATCGGTGGATCGGAGACGACGAGGAACAAGGCCACATTGTTGTCGGCTGGACCGAGAACGACGAGGTGTTCTGGATCTACTGA
- a CDS encoding SPOR domain-containing protein, with translation MSHDDDHRPRERGAYTPPTDDDLPFNRGGFDARRGPPAKAPPVTLIVSAGVLLVLIIAVVLFYRSGLRSSNDAPPAIGTPVPQIRVEPTEDAQPVNPESGVGLYDEAEDTATAPQFTAPPETPQPRPLPRPVDAAPVTPPVTRPAPAPAPAPTRPAATTPPPTAANGAGGSAAVQIGAFSSTAIADREYAAMAARFPQFARNATKRVQEVTASNGSTVYRTTFTGLSAEDARSFCSAIKAGGGDCLVR, from the coding sequence ATGTCCCACGACGACGATCATCGCCCCCGGGAACGCGGGGCCTATACGCCCCCGACCGACGACGATCTGCCCTTCAACCGGGGTGGGTTCGACGCGCGTCGCGGCCCGCCGGCCAAGGCTCCGCCGGTCACCCTGATCGTCAGCGCCGGCGTGCTGCTGGTGCTGATCATCGCCGTGGTCCTGTTCTACCGTTCCGGCCTGCGGTCCTCCAACGACGCGCCCCCCGCGATCGGTACGCCGGTGCCCCAGATCCGGGTCGAGCCGACCGAGGACGCCCAGCCCGTCAATCCCGAATCCGGCGTCGGCCTGTACGACGAGGCCGAGGACACGGCCACCGCGCCCCAGTTCACGGCACCGCCCGAAACGCCCCAGCCCCGGCCCCTGCCGCGCCCGGTTGATGCCGCTCCCGTGACGCCGCCCGTGACCCGGCCCGCACCGGCACCGGCACCCGCGCCGACGCGCCCCGCCGCGACGACACCTCCTCCCACGGCCGCCAACGGCGCGGGCGGATCGGCCGCCGTCCAGATCGGTGCCTTCTCCTCGACCGCCATCGCCGATCGGGAGTACGCCGCCATGGCCGCGCGCTTCCCGCAGTTCGCGCGTAACGCCACCAAGCGGGTGCAGGAGGTGACGGCGTCCAACGGCTCGACCGTCTATCGCACCACCTTCACCGGCCTGAGCGCCGAGGATGCCCGCAGCTTCTGCTCGGCGATCAAGGCGGGCGGCGGCGACTGCCTGGTGCGGTAG
- the scpB gene encoding SMC-Scp complex subunit ScpB, whose product MSGLTFAPDEAEIERRVEALLFAAVGPLSAADIARRLPEGADAGRAIAALRARYEGRGVELACVADRWAFRTAADLSFLMTEEREEPRRLSKAALETLAIIAYHQPVTRAEIESVRGVSISRGTLDLLLEMGFVRLRGRRRTPGRPVTYATADRFLEHFGLASLYDLPGAAEMKAAGLLDLSLPTGFEVPDPSRSGPDDEDPIEDGDAPEFAQDFVGD is encoded by the coding sequence GTGAGCGGCCTGACCTTCGCCCCCGACGAGGCCGAGATCGAGCGGCGGGTCGAGGCCCTGCTGTTCGCCGCCGTCGGCCCGCTGTCCGCGGCCGACATCGCGCGCCGCCTGCCAGAGGGGGCCGACGCCGGCCGGGCCATCGCCGCCTTGCGGGCCCGGTATGAGGGGCGGGGGGTCGAACTGGCCTGCGTCGCCGATCGCTGGGCCTTCCGCACTGCGGCGGACCTGTCGTTCCTGATGACCGAGGAGCGCGAGGAGCCGCGCCGCCTGTCCAAGGCCGCGCTCGAGACCCTGGCCATCATCGCCTACCATCAGCCCGTCACCCGGGCCGAGATCGAGAGCGTGCGGGGCGTGTCGATCTCGCGGGGGACGCTCGATCTGCTGCTCGAGATGGGGTTCGTGCGACTGCGGGGACGCCGGCGGACGCCCGGCCGCCCGGTCACCTATGCGACCGCCGACCGCTTCCTCGAGCATTTCGGTCTGGCCAGCCTGTACGACCTGCCGGGCGCGGCCGAGATGAAGGCCGCCGGCCTGCTCGACCTGTCGCTGCCGACAGGGTTCGAGGTGCCGGACCCGTCGCGGTCCGGGCCGGACGACGAGGATCCGATCGAGGACGGAGACGCTCCGGAGTTCGCCCAGGATTTCGTCGGCGACTGA